accaagtcgtagaagcccctcctcctgtccttttccagaagagaagtgggaatactcgcgggttcgcgttaGTCACGCGAATGCaaatttaaacacacatttataatccagcggtcaaactcgtgcGAGCAATGCAAGGCGAATATTTTCTTCACGTTGTATGTAAACGCACCATAAGAACGTGCAACACTGCAAACATTGTTGGCTTTTGCCATATCCTGGAGATAATTTATACCCACTTGCGTTGTGTTCTGACACATTTTGAAATGCAACAACGCACTAAATCGAGCTTGCATAGCTTGTAGCATATGTGTTCACGTTCTAGCTCAGAGTATATTTTGACCCTCCAGACAGATGATCATTTATGTACTCACTGCTGGCGATGTGGTGGCTCTCTTGGACCTGCGGAAAGGAGTCTATGTCGTGGTAAATGTGCGATACGCCCATTTCTCTGACAGCTGGATCAAGGACCACAGAGTTCTCGCCCACCGTGCCCTGACTGGCCCCCATCATGGGATTTGTAGGTGGGCCACCAATTGACATCTCATAATCAGGAGGGATGTCATCAGAGTAGTATTTATTGGGCTGTTTGGATGACAAACTACAGCATTATTAAGAAGACAATTATACAATGTACAATGCAAGGTCATATTCAAGTAAGTACGACTGAGCACTAACAACACAGGGTAAAGTATGTTCTACAGGAAGTAGACCACTCTTACCGGGATGCCCAGGGCCTTGAGGATGTTCATTTTACACATGGGACAGGTTCTGTGCTCCAGAAGCCAAGGGTCCACACAGTTCTTATGGAACACATGACTGACAAAAACAGCACAGTGAAAGCAGAGCAGTTAGAGAAACACTTTACGGAAAGAGATGTGTCTAACTCTGTGACTACATTGGAAGCAATCAGGGTCGTGCTGCGCTGTAGCCGTGAGCTCAAGGAAAAACTTAGATGTACTTGGATGCATTAATATGCAATGTTATAGTGTGATAAGCAACACTGGATTTCTTCATCCAAGAATCAGAATTCATCATTTGATTCTGTGATTTCTTGTGATGCAAATCTGAAATCTTACCGACAAGGTAGTGTCCTGATGACATCATTAGGTTTGTAGTCTTCGATACACACTGCGCAGTTGTCAAAGTCTGACTCAGTTTCCTAGAAACAGGAAATGGAATAAGCAGAGTTGTGAGTAACCATATGTGGGCATCTGTACACAGGGCTGACCCGTCCTACAGGCGAAACAAGCGGCCGGCTAGGGCCCCGACGAGCCTGGGGGGGACCCCGTGAAGCCATGGACACgtataaagtaaataaacaaatcaacAGATTAAGAAACAGTGATGACTTTCATTTTGAAACTTGTACATGTTATTTGGAGAATACTGAAACGccatgtaaacaagaacgctgatttccttaagccatttaagggattaagagaaatggtttaacacacctaggatTCTCCCGGTTAAAGCGGcgtatgtggccatgtaaacacataagcggcGTTTTAActggtttttgaagagtgcgcttGTACGTGGAACCGAATAAAAATGGAGCCtatgtcaacaaaacatttttggggggcctgggtagctcagcgttaaagacccctggagtttgcgactccagccaggtctcctaagcaaccaaattggcctggttgctagggagggtagagtcacaaggggtaacctcctcgtggtcactataatgtggttagttctcggtagggcgcatggtgagttgagcgcGGATGCTGTGGTGGGTGGCGTGAagcctcaacaagccatgtgataagatgcgcgggttgacggtctcagacacagaggcagctgggattcgtcctccgccacctggattgaggcgagtcactacacaacaaagaggacctagagtgcatttggaattgggtgaaaaagggggaAGAAAAAACGGTCCCTCACGTTCACATATATGTGCTCGTACATTGAGGGAATCTCAGTGTTTTAAgttagagggaaaccccactattgaagcGCAATTCCACTGCATATCGTGATGGAAAGCTAAGGAAACAAACGcggcaacaactctggaatatctgaaaataaagcgaagcaacagaggataaaatagcgaagtcttcctcggataccatgtttgttatttacacaagcgccACAGGGTaattatgttgctgtggagaaagctgcatGTAACCGTGAGTAAAGAGTACACTTCTTATACATGCTTTCTCGCAATacgccgctttctggtgtccatgtaaacatggtcaataaGAACTAATCACAGATGGGTTTCAGGTCAAACTCTTActgattaacccttaaatgcatggaaaCTGAAACATACACTcttacatatttgggtctttagagaccggcacttatatctatcacaaattgatctacaaaatgcccagatagtgtcacatTTTCTTAATGTTTTCAAGACTATTAGAAACTAATAGGATAAAAtctatttgatgttttatttttcatatatcaaagagataatgcaacaaatctacAACAGGATTCATTCACTTCCACCCTGATATTTCATGAGACGTACctggctgtcaaaaacatattgagctacacataacacataatatacacataacagttttctcaggcacttattgagtgcAAACAGATGCACAACTTAATTTCAGTAGTACAACCAAATGACAAAagtcaaatcatactgttcatgtgttacacttgctatagtttatatggtaatggtaaatggtctgcacttatatagagccttttttaaccttagcggttaccaaagcactttacactttacacactcacacaaagacaaagatcccccatttagccttaacagactgtaggggcaagtgctgttagcgatcacctatgaaggccggaatggtacacgagggggtgtgtggccagcaccacgcccgaccgcctttgtctccccagtgacgatgttttacacaccgcaccaggtactcattttaggctgagtcctcctaggggaggcccgggaccggttcagataatcatcactggtgttggccatgagcaggaatcgaactcaggtcgccaggttcgtagcgcagcgctaaccgctacactaccacacacacacacacacacacacacacacacacacacacacacacacacacacacacacacacactctcacacacacatgttgtgtttccatgttttatggggactttccatagacataatggtttttatactgtacaaactttatattctatccactaaacctaaccctacccctaaacctaaccctcacagaaaactttctgcatttttacattttcaaaaaacataatttagtatgatttataagctgttttcctcatggggactgacaaaatgtccccacaaggtcaaaaatttcaggttttactatccttatggggacatttggtccccacaaagtgataaacacacacacacacacacacacacacacacacacacacacacacacacacacacacacacacacacacacacacacacacacacacacacacacacacagcctaccatgtaaggtgctagactgccattgggagcaacttggggttcagtgtcttgcccaagaacacttcagcatgtggagtcgtgtgggccgggaatcgaaccgccaaccctgcgattagtggccgacccgctctaccacctgagccacagcactatatgtatgaatatagtactcatacCTCTTGTAATAACCAAATAAATAGATATTCCgtgatagtaaacttatttaaagatattaaataatcataaaaatataattgatggaagtgcaaaaaataattttacttttgGTCCTTAAACCATTTAGGAATTTTGCCATTGTTTTTGTTCTATACTATTTATAAGAGACATATTGAGGAATACTAACAAGGTGAGGTCACAACTcccaaaaatggatgaggtacaggggtgaaataaggtcccgggtcactaaagacctgaggtatgcattTATGGATTAAGTATTTTTATTGAAGGCTTATAAAGCAAAAAAGACGTGTTGAAATAATGCATTTTGAATATTGCAggcatttatgaatataaaatatttcaggatttatgttaataaacagaTTTGATCCAatatatttttggtaaaaaagtGGTGCGTGCCTGTGCAAAAGTCACTTCCTCAATGCTAGAGTGTCTTTCCAGCAACAATATTACGACCTTCGTGGATGACTTTAAGACCTTTAAAGACATTGTGAATTTAATGTGAATTTGAGATATTTTTATAGTTGTAATGAATCCAACCATCAGGTATATAGAACGAAGTGTTGAATATTGAGCTGAACCAAAACCTTGCCTTACCTTGTCACCCTTCCGGATAGTTCGTACTTGTAACTTGCTTATGGCCTTTTTTGCAGCGTCCCCCAGTCGCCTctgcaaaacacatgaaacatgctACATTAgttttcagattaaaaaaaacatgcaattgaCAAAAGTAGTGAGACACTGCGGTTCTGTTAAAGATCACTGGTGAAATGCttcttttttaattacaaattatattataaacataatttcagtgaaaatctggccttttttaaaattatattttaaaggcgtTAATGTGGTCAGACTCCTCAAACGTTtttcttcttaaaggaatattctggtttcaatacaagttaagctcaattaaagACATTTGTGATATAAAgtttatgcaaaaaaattatttcgattcgtcgctttatttatttttttaaataaataaaagcaaaaatcgaggcaCTTCatttggaagtgaatggggcaaatttttttcttgagggtttgaaggcagaattgtgaagcttatgattttataaaagcagtttcattaattcttctgttaaaacttgtgtattatttgagctgcaaagttgtttaaatcatcatctgTACGTTTGTTTTAGGATTTGCAGCATTACATCGTCAGGGCAGGTTGTaaatttggctataactttacacagaaaaggtaagtaagcgattttatcacactaaaatcatgtttgcatatataatgtttacatcttatggctatactGTTAGATAcggtttggccccattcacttccattgtaaagtcTAAGTACATTTTACGTAATACTTTTCAATAATTTAAtgtagtaataaataaatatagctataCTTAAATAATTAGATAGAGGTATAAATACATATTAATGTTAGAtttgacacacattcacactctcacctaCGGGGAAAGTTCGAATTTCTAATTCACGTAACCTGCGTGTTTTAGGACTGTGGGGGAAACGGAAGCACCCGGAGGATAACCACGAGAACACGTGGAGAACATGctaactccacacagaaaggcccagggTGAGCCGGGACTCAAACCGGAGGTCTTCTTGCTGGGAGGCGCCAGTACCCTAGTTTCCACCCACCTTTCGCGTTATTTTGTTATCGGCAAAGTGAAAATGCGAAAAgaacatttgccgccttctgtccgtttccattcaaatggccttttattgataacaattgtgtgcgtgatgacgtcatgcaaAAAAACCCCCGCTTTGTAGCATAGGCTTTGGTTTAgcacaaaagaaatctgccctgaagacgtttccattcagaaatgtgtgtttatctctaattcgcctcccagatgtccctaatttgtttcctctgaagtttgggtaaaatggggagaaaTAGTtcagatagtttatagtcttaaaaaaagtgcagaacattcagAGAATCACTCAGATTCTCTGTActgttttcatctacagaacagggtacggctaatttaagtttgtgtaaagaaaatgcatataGGCCTACAGGTCTAAAAATttggtaattaatattttttatttaatacagagaaTTTTACCGGCATTTTTTCATACTAAAAAatgtaactaaacaataatttaatagaatagcATGTCTGTGCACAGAAATGCTGTTTGTACTGTGGGCTAATTcagtgactgccgtctattattttgaatggtgcgGAAAAGcagctttaataaataaacggatgaatACTgcattaatcacaaacagtggccattcatttgttcaatgtgcacgagatatttgtgttgcactcctggaagtgtcacgtttgcagatcggctctttatgccgtaaagatcaatccataatcacgtccaacaaattggctttcaatactgtcgtcatggtaacacaggctaacgattggggcaaactctgtcatgtgacactacattttagcgttaatgccaattttatcagCAAAAactgtttccaaaccatttttttgtgacatttgatgTGTCGACATACAGTTTATGtgcttgagttaaacggaaaaacatcatgtcgacatttgtgacattttagcgataatgtgcgtttccattTATTTTGatgcaataaaaacattttcacaaaaaatcctaggatggaaatgtagttaacGATAACCACTGAACCACCAATATCGGTCCTCCATAACATTTCGATTTAAGATTTTTCATACTATTGGACTGCACTGCTAATTGGCGAGGCCTATTATTTGGCCGATATTTGAGGTTAGTATAGACCGATAATTAGTCCTAGATGAAATCagaatattttttcacatttcctgCAATTTCTGTGATTGACATGAAATACCTAGCAATCCGTACACTTCGTGATTAATGGAAATGTAAAAATTGTGTACACTGAATGCTCATTTAAGTTCAGCAATGTCATATTTGTTAGCGTGACACCACTGCACCTGGTTGCGGTCTCGTGCGTTGGCGTAGCGGAACCGTTGGATATAGTAGAAGACGAGCCAGGCGAGAGAGATGATCATGAGGATGATGAAGGAGATGGAGACGAACACCACAGAGGTGCGGCTGACATATTTCTGCAGGTTGCGTGTGCCGATGGTGATGTGCATCGCCACGGTGATGTTCTTCTCCAACAAGGCCACAATCTCACGACCTTTGGGCTCCGGAATCATGATAGCAACCACATCACTGGTACCTAAAGGGATGATGTTGCATCAAATATCAAATGAGCACTCAAAACCCAATGTTTTAAAGTAAGTAATTGGCTAGATATTTGCAAATGTTTAAGTCTGGTATTCTTAAATCACCAATGGATACATAGAGCAGCATTTCTTTTGATAAACGTGAGTGTGAGTGACaatcagtagtgtgtgtgtgcctttaagGTCCCTTCATGATTCTGTGTGGCAGCACCGGTGTGTAGCAGGCCTGTGCTGCTGATACTGCGATACAGAGGTAAAAATAGAGCTGCTGTGACAGCTCACCGTGTGCAGTCTGCAGTTATTATTAAAAGTGACAGCACAGCTGCAggtctgtttgtgtgtctctgatgGACTCTTACATCATAATAACTCATTACATCAGCACTCTTATTTGATCTAATACTCACTATCAAGCATGAGTTTGCCTCAACTGATTACATCACATAGACACATagatctacctatctatctgtccatccatccgtccatccatccaaccattcaTACACTCAGAATATGCTAGTAATGGCCTAGCAATTACTCAGAACACACTAATAATGGCCTAGCATGCAACCACCCTTGCAATGTCCTGGCATCCACTCAGAATATGGAAGTAATGGCCTAGCAATTACTTTTGGTATTCAGACTATCTTGATATCTACTCACACTATATAAGCAtcatgaaaaatg
This DNA window, taken from Xyrauchen texanus isolate HMW12.3.18 chromosome 5, RBS_HiC_50CHRs, whole genome shotgun sequence, encodes the following:
- the rnf150a gene encoding RING finger protein 150a, with protein sequence MAMSLTQACRSLAFSTWLLSFCFVHLLCLDFTVAEKEEWYTAFVNITYLDPVTSEIKTEKTECGRYGEHSPKRDARGFVFMPSFLQDRQACDSNTKFPLPNTSSPWIALIAKGNCTYREKIRHAASLNATAVVIFNVGSSNSNETITMPHQGTSDVVAIMIPEPKGREIVALLEKNITVAMHITIGTRNLQKYVSRTSVVFVSISFIILMIISLAWLVFYYIQRFRYANARDRNQRRLGDAAKKAISKLQVRTIRKGDKETESDFDNCAVCIEDYKPNDVIRTLPCRHVFHKNCVDPWLLEHRTCPMCKMNILKALGIPPNKYYSDDIPPDYEMSIGGPPTNPMMGASQGTVGENSVVLDPAVREMGVSHIYHDIDSFPQVQESHHIASSEHQPSLSIDSDTSLIMPVELVLSDVELQSEPEHEDVKY